From a region of the Mycolicibacterium sp. MU0050 genome:
- a CDS encoding Trm112 family protein, producing the protein MTALDEKLLQILVCPVDRGPLVHAGDVLYNPRLRRAYRIDEGIPVLLADESRAVDDDEHATLMGSA; encoded by the coding sequence TTGACCGCGCTCGACGAGAAGTTGCTGCAGATCCTGGTGTGCCCGGTCGACCGTGGCCCGCTGGTGCACGCCGGTGACGTGCTCTACAACCCGAGGCTGCGCCGCGCCTACCGCATCGACGAGGGGATTCCGGTGCTGCTCGCCGACGAGTCCCGCGCCGTCGACGACGACGAGCACGCCACGCTGATGGGGTCGGCCTAG
- a CDS encoding acyl-CoA synthetase, translating into MCRLSGHVGTWAGELRVDRRLRAVARPVERLLATAQNGLEVLRLGGLETGSVPSPYQIVESVPMYKLRRYFPPDSRPGKTPAGEPVLMVHPMMMSANMWDVTREDGAVGILHRAGLDPWVIDFGEPDKVEGGMRRTLADHLVALNDAIDTVKKVTGRDVHVAGYSQGGMFCYQTVAYRRSKDVASIIAFGSPVDTLAALPMGIPPNLGAVAADFMADHVFNRLDIQGWMARTGFQMLDPLKTAKARLDFLRQLHDRQALLPREQQRRFLDSEGWIAWSGPAISELLKQFIAHNRMMTGGFAINGQLVTLTDITCPVLAFVGEVDDIGQPASVRGIRRAAPHADVYETMIRTGHFGLVVGTKASEITWPTVADWVLWLSGQSSMPANIEPMNDQPEDEGESGVPLASRVAHGVGGASEVALTLARGAADAVGTAGKSIRTLAVETARTLPRLARLGQINDHTRISLGRIISEQARGAPNGEFLLFDGRVHTYEAVDRRINNVVRGLIDVGIRQGDHVGVLMETRPSALVAIAALSRLGAVAVLMPPDGDLAEAARLGGVSEVLTDPTNLEAASRLAVQVLVLGGGDSRRLQLPDGTDVVDMEQIDPDVVELPGWYRPNPGFARDRAFVAFSTVAGELVAKEITNFRWALSAFGTASTAAIDRSDTVYCLTPLHHQSGLLVALGGAVVGGARIALSRGLRPDTFVQEVRQYGVTVVSYTWAMLSDVIDDPSFALHGNHPVRVFIGSGMPTGLWQRVTEAFAPANVVEFYATTDGQAVLANVAGAKVGSKGRPLPGGGQIELAAYSAEEDLILEDERGFVQVADTDEVGVLLARPRGPVDPTASVKRGVFAPADTWVSTEALFRRDADGDFWLVGTRNTVTHTARGVVFDEPITNAVSMIRAVDLAATYGVTVGDHDLAITALTLRPGATVTAADLTEALADLPVGLPPDIIHVVPELPLSATYRPIVNDLRAAGIPKAGRQTWYLDPASGQFKRLTAAVRAQFASGE; encoded by the coding sequence ATGTGCAGGCTGTCGGGGCACGTCGGCACTTGGGCAGGGGAGCTGCGGGTGGATCGAAGGCTAAGGGCGGTGGCCAGGCCGGTGGAACGGCTGCTGGCCACGGCGCAGAACGGCTTGGAGGTGCTGCGACTCGGCGGCCTCGAAACCGGCTCGGTGCCCTCGCCGTACCAGATTGTCGAGAGCGTCCCGATGTACAAGCTGCGTCGGTACTTTCCGCCAGATAGCCGCCCCGGCAAGACGCCCGCCGGGGAACCGGTCCTGATGGTGCACCCGATGATGATGTCGGCCAATATGTGGGACGTCACCCGCGAGGACGGCGCCGTCGGAATCCTGCATCGCGCCGGGTTGGACCCGTGGGTCATCGACTTCGGTGAGCCCGACAAGGTCGAGGGCGGCATGCGCCGGACCCTGGCCGATCACCTGGTGGCGCTCAACGACGCCATCGACACCGTCAAGAAGGTCACCGGACGCGACGTCCACGTCGCCGGCTACTCGCAGGGCGGCATGTTCTGCTACCAGACGGTGGCCTACCGGCGGTCCAAGGACGTCGCGAGCATCATCGCCTTCGGCTCCCCGGTGGACACGTTGGCGGCGCTGCCGATGGGGATCCCGCCGAACCTCGGCGCGGTCGCCGCGGACTTCATGGCCGACCACGTGTTCAACCGCCTCGACATCCAAGGCTGGATGGCGCGCACCGGCTTCCAGATGCTCGATCCGCTCAAGACCGCCAAGGCGCGGCTGGATTTCCTGCGTCAACTGCACGACCGGCAGGCGCTGCTACCCCGCGAACAACAGCGCCGATTCCTCGATTCCGAGGGCTGGATCGCGTGGTCCGGGCCGGCGATCTCGGAACTGCTCAAGCAGTTCATCGCCCACAACCGCATGATGACCGGCGGGTTCGCGATCAACGGCCAGCTGGTGACACTCACCGACATCACCTGTCCCGTGCTGGCTTTCGTCGGCGAGGTCGACGACATCGGGCAGCCCGCGTCGGTTCGGGGGATCCGCAGGGCGGCACCGCACGCCGACGTCTACGAGACGATGATCCGCACCGGGCATTTCGGCTTGGTGGTGGGGACCAAGGCCTCCGAGATCACCTGGCCCACGGTCGCCGACTGGGTGCTGTGGCTGTCCGGGCAGAGTTCGATGCCCGCGAACATTGAGCCGATGAACGACCAGCCCGAGGACGAGGGGGAGAGCGGCGTGCCGTTGGCCTCCCGGGTGGCGCACGGCGTCGGCGGGGCCTCCGAGGTCGCGTTGACCCTGGCGCGCGGCGCGGCCGACGCCGTGGGCACCGCCGGCAAGTCGATCCGCACGCTGGCCGTCGAGACCGCGCGTACGCTGCCGCGGCTGGCCAGGCTGGGGCAGATCAACGACCACACCCGAATCTCGTTGGGCCGGATCATTTCCGAGCAGGCGCGCGGCGCGCCCAACGGCGAGTTCCTGTTGTTCGACGGCCGGGTGCACACCTACGAGGCGGTCGACCGCCGCATCAACAACGTGGTCCGCGGCCTGATCGACGTCGGCATCCGCCAGGGCGACCACGTGGGCGTGTTGATGGAGACCCGGCCGAGTGCCCTGGTGGCCATCGCGGCGCTGTCGCGGCTCGGAGCCGTCGCCGTGCTGATGCCCCCGGACGGCGACCTGGCCGAAGCCGCGCGGTTGGGCGGGGTCTCCGAAGTGCTCACCGACCCGACGAATCTGGAAGCGGCGAGCCGGCTGGCGGTGCAGGTGTTGGTGCTCGGCGGTGGCGACTCGCGCCGCCTGCAGTTGCCGGACGGCACCGACGTCGTCGACATGGAGCAGATCGACCCCGACGTCGTCGAGTTGCCCGGCTGGTATCGCCCGAACCCGGGCTTCGCCCGCGACCGCGCGTTCGTCGCGTTCAGCACGGTGGCCGGCGAACTCGTCGCCAAGGAGATCACCAACTTCCGCTGGGCGTTGTCGGCGTTCGGCACCGCGTCGACCGCGGCGATCGACCGCAGCGACACGGTGTATTGCCTGACCCCGCTGCACCACCAGTCGGGGCTGCTGGTCGCCCTCGGCGGCGCGGTGGTGGGCGGCGCCCGGATCGCGCTGTCGCGCGGGCTGCGTCCCGATACCTTCGTCCAGGAAGTCCGGCAGTACGGCGTCACCGTGGTGTCCTACACGTGGGCGATGCTGTCCGACGTCATCGACGACCCGAGCTTCGCCCTGCACGGCAACCACCCGGTCCGGGTCTTCATCGGTTCCGGTATGCCGACCGGCCTGTGGCAACGGGTCACGGAGGCGTTCGCGCCGGCCAACGTCGTGGAGTTCTATGCCACCACCGACGGTCAGGCGGTGCTGGCCAACGTGGCGGGCGCCAAGGTCGGCAGCAAGGGCCGACCGCTGCCCGGCGGCGGCCAGATCGAGTTGGCGGCCTACAGCGCCGAGGAAGACCTGATCCTCGAGGACGAGCGCGGTTTCGTGCAGGTGGCCGACACCGACGAGGTCGGCGTGCTGCTGGCCCGCCCGCGCGGTCCGGTGGACCCGACGGCGTCGGTCAAGCGCGGCGTGTTCGCCCCCGCCGACACCTGGGTGTCCACCGAGGCGCTCTTCCGCCGCGATGCCGACGGGGACTTCTGGCTGGTCGGCACCCGAAACACCGTGACGCACACCGCGCGGGGTGTGGTGTTCGACGAGCCGATCACCAATGCCGTGAGCATGATCAGGGCGGTGGACCTCGCCGCCACCTACGGGGTGACGGTCGGCGACCATGACCTGGCGATCACCGCGCTCACGCTGCGGCCGGGCGCCACGGTGACCGCCGCCGACCTCACCGAGGCCCTGGCCGACCTACCCGTCGGCCTGCCGCCGGACATCATCCACGTCGTACCGGAGCTGCCGTTGTCGGCGACCTACCGGCCGATCGTCAACGATCTGCGCGCGGCGGGCATCCCCAAGGCCGGCCGCCAGACGTGGTACCTCGATCCGGCGAGCGGACAGTTCAAGAGGTTGACGGCCGCCGTCCGCGCTCAGTTCGCGAGCGGCGAGTAA